A DNA window from Labrus mixtus chromosome 4, fLabMix1.1, whole genome shotgun sequence contains the following coding sequences:
- the ric3b gene encoding protein RIC-3b, whose product MYEDRHQPAPVRLLSSHRKPCSKKHPPPISQHRKTNSSPVAMAMSTFQKVTLATCLLLCVALLLPKMLLSRGRKDAADGSGHLPPMMHRQLAPDGRGQKAAGSGFSRAHNTEAIARAKGAGTGAGTGGKSNLAGQIIPVYGFGILLYILYILFKITSKGNNKPCESRFPSVRSENTKRKITDFELAQLQDRLQETELVMENIVSNVQHSPDRVKGVMADQEESLLQQLTEITRVMQEGKMVDDVAPQKKNQDDWEGSTDYGEEPQQYWDHSDCCCQHQHSPRPESDAERTRADGAERDNVSEDVARRGEAEESENVKEEAVKESDVAVMEEDVAPESCLSESLDLHEHTERGGGQIDLGVEEEDLVGVLQELEISLKMTTVMEQEKMEDLSKSRDTETSGSAVRRRNRRRRAKKASL is encoded by the exons ATGTATGAGGACCGACATCAACCTGCTCCGgtccgtctcctctcctctcaccgtAAACCCTGCTCAAAAAAACACCCCCCACCGATTTCACAACACAGGAAGACGAACAGCTCTCCCGTTGCTATGGCGATGTCAACATTTCAGAAGGTGACCCTAGCGACGTGTCTCTTGCTGTGCgtcgctctgctgcttccaAAAATGCTGTTATCCCGGGGAAGGAAGGATGCTGCTGACG gttCAGGTCACCTCCCTCCCATGATGCACCGTCAGCTGGCTCCTGACGGTCGAGGACAAAAGGCGGCAGGCTCCGGTTTCTCCAGAGCTCATAACACCGAGGCCATCGCCAGGGCCAAGGGAGCAGGAACGGGGGCCGGAACCGGGGGCAAATCCAACCTGGCAGGACAGATCATCCCTGTGTACGGCTTCGGGATCTTACTCTACATCCTCTACATCCTGTTCAAG ATCACATCGAAGGGGAACAACAAACCGTGTGAGAGCAGATTTCCTTCAGTGCGCTCGGAGAACACGAAGAGAAAGATCA CTGACTTCGAGCTGGCTCAGCTTCAGGACAGACTTCAGGAAACCGAGCTGGTGATGGAGAATATCGTCTCCAACGTCCAGCACAGCCCTGAcag ggtgaAGGGTGTCATGGCGGATCAGGAGGAgagcctcctgcagcagctgacagAGATCACTCGGGTGATGCAGGAGGGAAAGATGGTAGATGACGTggcaccacagaagaagaaccaGGACGACTGGGAAG gCTCTACAGATTATGGCGAGGAGCCTCAGCAGTACTGGGATCACTCCGACTGCTGCTGTCAGCATCAGCACAGTCCACGGCCGGAGAGCGACGCTGAGAGGACTCGAGCTGACGGAGCCGAGCGGGATAACGTCTCTGAGGACGTCGCACGACGAGGAGAGGCAGAAGAGTCAGAGAATGTGAAGGAAGAAGCGGTGAAAGAATCCGATGTTGCCgtgatggaggaggatgtgGCTCCAGAGAGTTGTTTAAGTGAAAGTTTAGACCTGCACGAACACACTGAGAGAGGTGGGGGTCAGATCGATCTGGGTGTCGAGGAGGAGGACCTGGTTGGagtcctgcaggagctggagatctcCCTGAAGATGACGACTGTGATGGAGCAGGAGAAGATGGAGGACCTGAGCAAGTCGAGGGACACGGAAACGTCCGGCAGCGCGGTCAGacggaggaacaggaggaggagagccaAGAAGGCCTCGCTCTGA
- the psma1 gene encoding proteasome subunit alpha type-1, which yields MFRNQYDNDVTVWSPQGRIHQIEYAMEAVKQGSATVGLKSKTHAVLVALKRAQSELAAHQKKILHVDNHVGISIAGLTADARLLCNFMRQECLDSRFVFDRPLPASRLVSLIGSKTQIPTQRYGRRPYGVGLLIAGYDDMGPHIFQTCPSANYFDCKAMSIGARSQSARTYLERCMDKFSDCNLNDLVQHGLRALRETLPAEQDLTTKNVSIGIVGKEMEFTIYDDDDVAPFLEGLEERPQRKVAQPAADEPAAAVPAVPDEPMEH from the exons ATG ttccGTAACCAGTACGACAACGACGTGACAGTATGGAGCCCACAG GGTCGAATTCATCAGATCGAGTATGCCATGGAGGCAGTGAAGCAAGGGTCTGCAACCGTAGGACTGAAATCCAAAACCCATGCCGTTCTGGTTGCACTAAAG AGAGCTCAGTCTGAACTGGCCGCCCACCAGAAGAAGATCCTTCATGTGGATAACCATGTCGGCATCTCCATCGCTGGACTGACGGCTGATGCCAGACTGCTCTG TAACTTCATGCGTCAGGAGTGCTTGGACTCAAGATTTGTGTTCGACAGGCCCCTCCCTGCGTCACGCCTGGTTTCTCTTATTGGCAGCA AAACCCAAATCCCGACACAGAGGTATGGAAGGAGGCCCTACGGTGTCGGCCTGCTCATTGCTGGCTATGAT GACATGGGACCTCATATCTTCCAGACCTGCCCCTCAGCCAACTACTTTGACTGTAAAGCCATGTCCATTGGAGCGCGCTCTCAGTCTGCTCGCACCTACCTGGAAAGATGCATGGACAAGTTTTCTGACT GTAATCTGAACGATCTTGTCCAGCACGGCCTCCGTGCACTCAGAGAAACCCTCCCCGCCGAGCAGGACCTCACCACCAAG AATGTTTCCATCGGCATCGTGGGGAAGGAGATGGAGTTCACCATTTATGACGACGACGATGTCGCCCCGTTCCTGGAGGGACTGGAGGAGAGGCCACAGAGAAAG gttgCTCAGCCTGCTGCAGATGAACCAGCAGCCGCAGTCCCAGCAGTACCTGACGAGCCAATGGAGCACTGA